One window from the genome of Vibrio vulnificus NBRC 15645 = ATCC 27562 encodes:
- a CDS encoding ParB/RepB/Spo0J family partition protein gives MLPQAGHRMKNMTEPHISDTDEVSNADLENSIVSSLVNRFDESERTSYLASSTTLLKNATDLLTPAQLEEIFKVNAKYYAGIKVVQTTLKHTTIFISPQLARNMLTFSSRGSVNKKNKNRRLSKTKVRKYAESMKRREWCLTGEPIIISYEGEILNGHHRLEAACEACVGFIAPITYGVTDDLSFAHIDVGNIRSRSQVLEMAGVKVSASVLSRVAMLAKAYDMTRNPYAFRGTQGTSFQPAEILAYVEEHNELALSVHFISEVFKKHRLESQASETIYAFAHYLIKKQLSVCEHENLPLCPETYLTRVISSLGLSSEDDIEYQVRNYLQSIVHESTSYSLLCKLSAIFKGWNLHLGLSVPGNRISVRRVARYKKDENGNNIPLPAAGNINEAFCVPCLPKGPTPKRVQKQSNVEIKK, from the coding sequence ATGTTGCCACAGGCAGGGCACAGGATGAAAAACATGACAGAACCACATATCAGTGATACCGATGAGGTTTCAAATGCAGATCTAGAGAACTCGATTGTCAGCAGCTTAGTCAATCGATTTGATGAAAGCGAAAGAACGAGCTATCTAGCCAGCTCTACTACTCTTCTGAAAAATGCCACTGATTTACTCACACCTGCTCAGCTAGAAGAAATCTTCAAGGTTAACGCTAAATACTACGCAGGAATAAAGGTCGTACAAACAACACTGAAGCACACAACCATTTTTATTAGTCCTCAGTTAGCGAGAAACATGTTGACGTTTTCTAGTCGAGGTTCGGTAAATAAAAAAAATAAAAACCGACGTCTCAGTAAAACAAAAGTCAGAAAATACGCTGAATCGATGAAACGACGCGAATGGTGTCTAACTGGTGAGCCAATCATCATTTCTTATGAAGGTGAAATTCTGAATGGACATCATAGGCTAGAGGCTGCGTGTGAGGCTTGTGTTGGGTTTATAGCGCCCATTACTTATGGTGTTACTGACGATCTCAGTTTTGCTCATATAGATGTGGGAAATATACGTTCAAGATCGCAAGTTTTAGAGATGGCTGGAGTTAAGGTAAGCGCTTCCGTCCTTTCTCGCGTTGCGATGCTCGCCAAAGCATATGATATGACAAGAAATCCATATGCTTTTCGCGGAACGCAGGGAACGTCATTTCAACCCGCAGAAATATTAGCATATGTAGAAGAACACAATGAACTTGCCCTGTCTGTTCATTTTATTTCAGAAGTTTTTAAAAAACATAGGCTTGAGAGTCAGGCGTCTGAGACTATCTACGCGTTCGCGCATTATCTAATAAAGAAACAGCTTTCTGTTTGTGAGCATGAGAACCTACCTCTTTGTCCAGAAACGTATCTCACTCGCGTAATCTCTTCATTAGGCCTTAGCTCCGAGGATGATATCGAATATCAGGTTAGAAATTATCTTCAATCAATCGTTCATGAATCAACATCCTATTCGTTGCTATGTAAACTGTCCGCTATTTTCAAAGGTTGGAACCTCCATCTTGGCCTTTCAGTTCCGGGGAACCGAATTAGTGTGCGTCGAGTGGCTAGATATAAAAAAGATGAAAATGGTAATAATATACCGCTCCCTGCCGCAGGTAACATCAATGAGGCATTTTGCGTCCCTTGCCTCCCCAAAGGGCCGACGCCCAAACGAGTTCAGAAACAAAGCAATGTAGAAATTAAAAAATAG
- a CDS encoding STAS-like domain-containing protein — protein MLNRRKNKFNFRENLTVLDIQSLERSISLQASNFTEWVLDFKDLESAPMSETLGLVCQVLSKANDGHDFTVIVPKKNSLAKEWRDKNILNLLDKKHSVSSYQGSSFYPAQHYTNSDDHFAIVNNVFKMVLSGAEGISRSDYAALEWAINEISDNVLVHSESPVGGILLVNRIDKQSGKVNFLVADCGRGITNTLGEKFQNESEVSVLDKAIREGITRDKSIGQGNGLFGSYEISHQGKGSFKILSNNAVLRHEKGKLEISKIDSNYRGTIVEATVDFSIENLMASALTINGQQYEPVDFIELCYEAPDDDYINFLVRVEASSYGTRFAGAPLKGRLVNFVNMYDHRIVINFNDLPLISSSFADEVVGKLLLQLGEHVFRARFTVICSNEQNNAIIQRSVAQRINDLNEVALSNAA, from the coding sequence GTGCTAAATAGAAGAAAAAATAAATTTAACTTTAGAGAAAATTTAACTGTACTCGATATTCAAAGTCTTGAACGGTCTATCTCATTGCAAGCGAGTAATTTTACAGAGTGGGTACTGGATTTTAAAGACCTTGAGTCTGCTCCGATGAGCGAAACACTAGGGTTGGTCTGTCAAGTGCTATCCAAAGCAAATGATGGTCATGATTTCACTGTTATTGTTCCGAAGAAAAATTCTTTAGCTAAAGAGTGGCGAGATAAAAATATTCTTAACCTTCTTGATAAAAAACATAGTGTATCTTCTTATCAAGGTTCCAGCTTCTATCCAGCACAACATTACACTAACTCGGATGATCATTTTGCTATAGTGAATAACGTGTTTAAAATGGTTCTTTCTGGTGCCGAAGGAATTTCTCGCTCTGATTATGCAGCTTTAGAATGGGCAATTAACGAGATCTCAGATAATGTTCTTGTCCATTCAGAATCACCAGTAGGTGGAATCCTGTTAGTCAATCGAATAGATAAGCAAAGTGGAAAAGTTAATTTTTTAGTTGCTGATTGTGGTCGAGGGATAACTAATACTTTAGGAGAAAAATTTCAAAATGAGTCGGAAGTATCCGTTCTCGATAAAGCTATTCGAGAAGGTATAACGAGGGATAAAAGTATTGGGCAAGGAAATGGTTTATTTGGCTCTTACGAGATAAGTCATCAAGGTAAAGGTTCTTTTAAAATACTTTCAAACAATGCGGTACTTCGTCATGAAAAAGGCAAACTAGAGATTAGCAAAATCGACTCAAACTATAGGGGAACTATTGTTGAAGCTACTGTCGATTTTTCTATTGAAAATTTGATGGCGAGTGCATTGACAATAAATGGTCAACAGTATGAGCCTGTAGATTTTATTGAATTGTGTTATGAAGCCCCTGATGACGACTATATTAATTTTCTGGTTCGGGTAGAAGCTAGTTCTTATGGAACAAGATTTGCTGGTGCTCCATTGAAGGGACGACTAGTTAATTTTGTTAATATGTATGACCATCGAATAGTCATAAATTTTAATGATCTCCCTCTAATTTCAAGTAGTTTTGCTGATGAAGTTGTTGGTAAGTTACTGTTACAGCTTGGTGAACATGTATTTAGAGCTAGGTTTACCGTAATTTGTTCAAACGAGCAAAATAATGCAATTATACAACGTTCGGTTGCACAGAGAATCAATGATTTGAATGAAGTTGCTTTATCTAATGCAGCCTAG
- a CDS encoding SIR2 family protein, giving the protein MLKGFDITKAKTQEVDTELLKRRISTGKAIVFTGAGFSFGTTNVLNTVPPMAGALAKKLCSLSNLEESDDLMFAADVAIEYIDHDSILELLKDNYTLKAVSHSHENICKLPWRRFFTTNYDNSIELASLNAGKRIESVDLSYNPITYLRKDNVCLHINGKIEGAEPEDLISKIKLSNSSYLSPDSFVNSDWYYHFKKDLETASAIVFMGYSMYDMDVKKFLFENPSLQEKTYFIVRDGADFKEIFTLRKYGHVLPIGIDGFSELAKNVTKQEVEEGIIFTDSLIKHEVYEGQTDFRDIDSEKLFLYGDYETEKLHDALRRIESIPYFIKRDIVSVCLDNIKSNNNLLLIGDLGNGKSIILEMLAYELTTNGYHTYTLCDNGGDYISDLDIISKHERNAVVIVDNFSNYPDLVKHIYETRFDNLLYIFADRNSSNLKSMESLDFIEHHVDLLSSKEIENAVKIIDNLAAWQDFSALSLERKGKLVAEKYGSQISLLLLGLLNSPNIKTKIQQQTELIYSNTEFKKTVFAICVCEVANVNPTASLVSEISGSNAIYNISLRELDPFKQLFKLTGTTIKSKSSILSLSLLNNTFSDIYVRDTLLDIVERTDSIKDQEIEIKKIFKSLLRFHVVERILPQNQAVLDRYYEQLKFRCTWLIESPHYWVQYAMCRLSFSDYPRAQNYLTNAYQKAEAKNGSYHTDNIDTQQARLYLNQCIDTNNASESYQLFEKAHKLLDSLPIEGRKFRQVLLYKKVYDTKFQSFNNKNKVAFEHACKRLLEQAKCHNLNDDIHHNSKMVKFIYLAEDILIEITSSIQNIRK; this is encoded by the coding sequence ATGCTAAAAGGTTTTGATATAACTAAAGCGAAAACTCAAGAAGTAGATACCGAGCTGCTCAAGCGAAGAATCTCTACAGGTAAAGCTATAGTATTTACAGGCGCTGGCTTTTCTTTTGGAACAACAAACGTTCTGAATACCGTTCCCCCCATGGCAGGCGCACTTGCAAAAAAGCTATGTTCACTATCAAATTTGGAAGAATCAGATGACTTGATGTTCGCTGCCGATGTGGCAATTGAGTATATAGATCATGACTCCATATTAGAATTACTTAAAGATAACTATACTCTTAAAGCGGTATCACATAGCCATGAGAATATATGTAAGCTTCCATGGAGAAGGTTTTTTACAACTAACTATGATAACTCTATTGAACTAGCGAGCTTAAATGCAGGTAAGCGCATCGAATCTGTAGACTTATCATATAATCCGATAACCTACTTAAGAAAGGATAATGTTTGCCTTCATATCAACGGAAAAATTGAAGGTGCGGAACCCGAAGATTTAATATCTAAAATCAAACTTTCAAACTCTTCATACCTTTCTCCTGATTCTTTCGTAAATTCAGATTGGTATTATCACTTCAAGAAAGACTTGGAAACTGCAAGTGCCATTGTTTTTATGGGTTACTCCATGTACGACATGGATGTAAAAAAGTTCCTTTTTGAAAACCCTTCACTGCAAGAGAAAACATACTTTATTGTAAGAGATGGGGCTGACTTCAAGGAGATTTTTACACTCAGAAAATATGGTCATGTATTACCTATAGGTATCGATGGTTTTTCTGAATTAGCCAAGAATGTAACAAAACAAGAGGTAGAAGAAGGTATTATATTTACCGACTCTTTAATTAAGCATGAAGTTTACGAAGGCCAAACTGATTTTCGTGATATTGATAGTGAAAAGCTTTTTCTCTATGGCGACTACGAAACAGAAAAGTTGCATGATGCACTTCGAAGGATAGAGTCGATACCTTACTTCATCAAACGTGATATTGTGTCCGTCTGCCTTGATAACATAAAAAGCAACAACAACTTACTTCTTATTGGTGACCTAGGTAATGGAAAATCAATAATTCTAGAGATGTTAGCCTATGAGCTTACTACAAATGGATACCACACCTATACATTATGTGACAATGGTGGGGATTACATTTCCGATCTTGATATAATCTCTAAGCATGAGCGTAACGCTGTAGTTATAGTTGATAACTTTTCAAACTACCCAGATCTAGTTAAGCATATCTATGAGACTAGGTTTGACAATTTGCTTTACATATTTGCTGATAGAAATTCAAGTAACCTCAAGAGCATGGAGTCGCTAGATTTCATCGAGCATCATGTCGATTTACTATCGAGCAAAGAAATCGAAAATGCAGTTAAAATTATAGATAACTTAGCGGCATGGCAGGATTTTTCTGCGTTATCTCTTGAAAGAAAAGGTAAGTTGGTAGCTGAAAAATATGGTTCCCAAATATCTTTACTGCTTCTAGGGCTTCTGAATAGTCCAAATATTAAAACTAAAATCCAACAACAGACTGAATTAATTTATAGCAATACTGAGTTTAAGAAAACAGTATTCGCTATTTGTGTTTGTGAAGTGGCAAATGTTAATCCAACAGCTAGTTTAGTGTCTGAAATATCTGGTTCTAATGCGATTTATAACATTTCACTTAGAGAACTAGACCCATTTAAGCAACTTTTCAAACTTACTGGAACGACAATCAAATCAAAGTCGAGTATTTTGTCTTTATCTTTGTTAAACAATACTTTTTCAGACATTTATGTAAGAGATACTCTCCTAGATATCGTTGAGAGAACAGATTCAATAAAAGACCAAGAGATTGAAATAAAGAAAATATTTAAATCACTGCTGAGATTTCATGTGGTTGAAAGAATACTACCTCAAAATCAGGCCGTTTTAGATAGATATTACGAACAATTGAAGTTTAGATGCACATGGTTGATTGAAAGCCCTCACTACTGGGTTCAATACGCAATGTGTCGACTGTCTTTCTCTGACTATCCTAGGGCTCAGAATTATCTAACTAACGCATACCAAAAGGCTGAAGCCAAAAATGGATCTTATCATACTGATAACATAGATACTCAACAGGCTCGCCTGTATCTTAATCAATGTATAGACACAAACAACGCTTCAGAGTCTTATCAGCTTTTCGAAAAAGCTCACAAGCTTCTAGATAGCTTGCCTATCGAAGGGCGGAAATTCAGACAGGTTTTGCTATATAAAAAAGTTTATGACACGAAGTTCCAAAGTTTCAATAATAAAAATAAAGTAGCTTTTGAACATGCGTGTAAGAGGCTGTTAGAGCAGGCTAAATGTCATAACTTAAATGACGACATACATCATAACAGCAAGATGGTTAAATTTATCTATTTAGCAGAAGATATATTGATAGAAATAACTAGCTCAATTCAAAACATAAGAAAGTAA